TCGCCGGTCTGTCCGAATGGTCACCGCTTAAAACCAACCTTACAAATTGCTGAAAATATGGGCCATCTCGTCTGTCCCGTCTGCCAAGCTCACTTTACGGCTTGGGGTGCAGAGGACTTTGCTTTCAATTCTAATGGGGCTTGTCCTACTTGTGGCGGCTTAGGTGAAGTCCGCCAGATCGATGCTGACTTATTGATTGCCGATCCAACTCAAACAATTCGTGACGGCGCCGTGGCAGCTTGGCATTTACCAGGCCGTAACTTCATGCCGATTGTAGCCAATGCGCTTGGTATCCCCATCGATGTTCCTTATCAAGACCTCAGCCCAGCTGACCAAGATAAAGTTTTACACGGACCAAAACAAACTGTCGCCATCAATATTCCCAGTGCCAAAGGTAAAATTTTTCATATGGATAATGCCGTTTACGAAAATGCTTTTGCCGCCGTGGAAGACAGCTTAGCAACCAGTAAAAACGAGCGCACGATTACGCGCTTAAATCGTTTCTACACTTTTGCGACCTGTCCAGCCTGTCACGGGACTCGCTTTGATCCTAAATTAATGACACAACACCTAAACGGCCAGACCATTGCGTCGGTTAGTGCCATGACCATCGCTGACTTAAATCACTTTGCGACTACCATTGTCGCTTGGTTGCCGGCCAACATGCATCAACTGGGCCAGTCCTTAATTGATGAACTCTTACTGAGTTTACAACCGATGACTGACTTAGGCTTAGACTATCTCACTTTAGACCGCCCAGGCGCCACCCTGTCCACTGGAGAACTCCAGCGAATTCAATTAGGTCGTACCTTGCGTAGCGCAACGACCGGTGTGCTTTATGTGTTAGATGAACCCTCAGTCGGTCTACATCCAGCCAACGTCCACGGGCTAATCAAAGCCTTTCGAACTTTGGTCCAACAAGGCAATTCCGTCGTTGTCGTGGATCACGATACTAGTATTATCGCAGCTGCCGACGATGTGATTGAAATTGGTCCAGGTGCCGGTAAACATGGTGGCACCGTCATTGATCACGGCTCGGTTGATGAGATTAAGCGTCAACCGACTTCGATGATTGCGCCCTTCTTAACCGGGCGGGCAACGCTAAGAACTCGCCCAGTCTTAACCGACCAAGAACTCTGGCATCAAGGACAATTATCGATTGAGGTGACGCACCGTTTCAACATCCAAGATGTGACTGCTCAACTACCTAAGAATCGCCTTACCACTATTACGGGCATGAGTGGTGCTGGCAAGACGACGCTAATTTTAGATAGTCTGATTCCGGCCATTCAGGCAACCGCCCACCACCAGCCCTTACCAAAACATGTCACCCAATTTGAAAGTGGTCAGCTACATCATGTGGTCACAGTAGATTCCGTCCCCGTTGGTAAAAATGTCCGCTCAACAGTCGCCACTTATACCACGATTTTAGATCAGCTTCGGCGCTTGTTTGCAGCTACTCCCGCCGCGAAAGCCCAAGGTTGGACTGCTAGCCGCTTCTCTTACAATGTGGCAGCAGGCGCTTGCCCCACTTGTGGCGGTACCGGTCAAATTTCGTTAGATGTTCAATACCTCCCAGATATTACGGAAGTCTGCCCACAATGCCATGGTCGCCGCTATAATCAAGCGACCTTAACGGTTGACTGGCACGGTAAAAATATTGCGGCAATCCTCGCTTTATCCGTTGATGAGGCGCTCCCTTTCTTTAAAGGTGAAACGAGTATTGAAAATACCTTGCAAATTTTACATGCCATGGGTTTGGGCTACTTACAATTAGGCGAAAGTACGCCAGCACTATCTGGTGGTGAGGCCCAACGTTTAAAGTTGACTGCTAAGATTGGTAAACGCCAAAACGGCACTCTATTTGTCTTCGATGAACCGTCAGTCGGCCTGCATCCGTTAGATATTCAGCAACTTGTGCAAGTTTTTGACCAGCTCATTCACCAAGGTGCCACTGTCATTGCAATTGAACATGATCTAGACGTCATCGCTAACGCAGATTATGTCATTGATATGGGCCCAGCTGGCGGGATTAATGGCGGTCAGATTGTCGCAACGGGGACCCCGCAAGCAATTAGTGAAAATCCGCATAGTATCACTGGTACCTATTTGAAAGAACATTTAGCTCGTTTTCAAGCTTAAAAGCGTGTATCAAAAAATGGCGACAAGAATTCGCAAAATTCTTGTCGCCATTTTTTTATTGGCATTCTTTTCTAACTAAACTAACAGGTAACTTAGTTTGGTACTTTAGTTAACTAGACATATTCTTTTACCTTTTTCGTAGCTGAGATTAATATTTAATTTGAATTAGATTAAAATATGATGTATTTTTAAATCTAATAAACAATTTGACACGGAGGCTGCGGAGATGAAAAATGTAACTCGAATTTTAACATTAAAAAATGGCTATCACCTTTGGTCACATACAACTAACCTAGGTGGCAAAACTAAACTGCTGTGTCTCCATGGTGGTCCTGGTGATACTCACGAAGTTTTTGAACGTTTCGGTCCAGAACTAGCTGCCCTAGATATTGAAGTGACCATGTATGACCAGCTAGGTTCTTGGTATTCGGACACTCCTGACTGGGACGACCCTACGATTCGCGCAACCTATCTCACCGAGACCTATTACTTAAAAGAAGTCGAGGAAGTCCGCCAACTATTAGGCTACAACCGCTTTTTCCTAGCTGGACACTCTTGGGGAGGCATGCTGGCGATGACTTATGCCGCCCAACATCAGGCACAGCTACAAGGCCTCATCATCATTAGCATGATTGATAATATTCCAGATTATTTGACCCACATTCAAGCCATTCGTGCGGCCGAATTCTCACCAGCAGAGAATGCTTTCATGCTTGATATTGAGCACCGCGGACAATGGCAGAATCCACATTACCGCCACTTGATTGCCCAACTCTACCACGGTTATGTGAACCGCCGCACACCAGCGCAACTCTCACACCAGCTCGATATTCAGGCTAAGCCCGTCTATCACCATTTTCAGGGAGACAATGAATTCGTCGTAGTGGGAGATTTGGGCACTTGGGATTTTTCGGCGCAACTAAAGACCATCAAATTACCGACACTCCTATCATTTGCTGATCATGAAACCATGCCCTTAAGCACGGCTAAACGCATGCAGCAAGCGATGCCCAATGCCCGCCTGGTTGTCACGCCAGCTAGTGGTCATAATCATATGGTTGATAATCCAACCGTCTTTTTTACAAATCTAAAAAATTATTTTCTAGATTTACGTCAAGGTCAGTTTCACCCAAATAAGGAGGTCTAGTCGATGGCTGTTAATCACGTTCCTAGTAATCACGCCGCTAATTTAAGCGACTTTGGCTATCAGCAAGAGCTCGACCGCACTTTATCCGTCAAAGATTTGGTCATTTATGGCTTAATCTTCATGGTCCCCATTGCACCCATGGGGATTTACGGTTCGGTCATCGCGGCTTCGCGGGGCATGATTGCCCTAACCTATGCCATCGGGATGGTTGCGATGTTTTTCACCGCATTAAGTTATGGGCAATTATCGCAAGCCTTCCCAGTTGCCGGTTCCGTCTACACCTATGCAAAATTAGGGCTCAACCAACTCGTGGGATTTCTCTCCGGGTGGATGATTATTTTAGACTATATTTTTGTGCCAGCATTACTTTACATTATCGCAGCCAATTCACTAAAATCACTGTTACCCGCAGTGCCAACTTGGATTTGGCTACTCGTCTTTATTGCGATCAATACCCTGATTAATGTCCGTGGGATTGAATTTACAGCCATCGCCAATCGCATCTTTTTGGTGGGTGAGTTAATCGTCCTAGCCTTTTTTGTTGGCTTAGGCATTTACGGCCTATTGCATGGGGTGGGTAACGGCTTCACCCTCAAGCCGTTCTATGATGCCCGTCAATTCAACTTGAACTTTGTCATGACCGCAACTTCAGTGGCTGTTCTTAGTTTTTTAGGCTTTGATGGCATTAGCACCTTAGCTGAAGAAACGACCGGTGGTAATCGGGCCGTGGGGCGTGGCATCATGTGGTCACTCATGTTAGTCGGCGTCTTATTCATCGGCCAAACCTATCTAGCGGCATTAATCGTGCCAAACTGGCACACTTTCAGCAACCTCAATACCGCTTTTTACGTGGTTGCGGGGAAAGTGGGCGGTCCCTTTCTCACCAACCTCACAACAATTGCGACGATTCTATCGTGGGGCTTTGCGAACGCCTTAGCAGCTCAAGCAGCCATTTCACGAATTTTATTCGGGATGTCACGGGATCATAATCTCCCCGCCGTCTTAGCCAAAATCCATCCCAAATATAAGACGCCCTATGTCAGTACCTTACTTGTAGCCGGTATTTCCTTGATTGTCGGACTTAGCTTCATGAATAATAGTTCGGTATTGTCAGAAATCGTTAATTGTGGCGCTTTGACCGCCTTTTTGGTGATTCACGTGGCCGTCATTAACCACTTTCTGATTAAAGGACACTCCCATGATTACTGGCACCATCTGCTCGTGCCGGTCATCGGGTTTACGATTATTTTATTCGTCATGCTCAATCTTAATCTGCTCGCTAAAATCATCGGTGCTATTTGGCTCGTGATCGGATTAAGTTATTATGGTGGCTTACGGCTCACCCAGCATCATACTGAAATGAAACTATAACGTTGCGATAAAACAACCACTTGGACGAAAAAAACACCGCAAGAATTTTGTGAATTCCTGCGATGTTTTTTTTCGTCATTTAATTATGACAGTGAACTAACTTTTTGGCGTTGGTTGTTGACTTAGATACGGTAAAGCCATGAAAATGACTAACCCAATTAAGAATAAAATGCTTAATGAGGCCGCACCAATCGTTGATTTTCCAGTCATCTGGGTCACGATTCCTACCAAGACCGGGCCCATGACTGCGGAGAATTTCCCTAGGATATTATAAAAGCCAAAGAATTCACTCCCCGACTGTTTCGGAATTAAGCGTCCAAAGTACGACCGACTCAAGGCCTGAATACCGCCTTGGCTAGTGCCCACTAAGACAGCCAAAATCCAGAAATCAGTCGCAGTTGAAAGCCGTAACGCATAAAGACAAATCCCAAAATAAATGATAATTCCAATAAGAATTCCGGTCCGCGTCGACGTTTTACGGGCTAACCACCCATACAAAATCGAAAATGGAAACGCAACTAATTGAACAACTAGTAAAACCAGCATTAAAGTAGTCGTGGTAATCCCCATATCCATCCCAATGGACGTCGCCATCGTAAAGATCGTATCTACCCCATCAATATAGAAGAAATACGCCACTAAAAACCAGGCGGCTGCCCGATATTTTTTAATGTGTTTCAAAGTTGACCAGACGCGCTTAAAGCTGGCTGCCACTGGATGCGCATTCGCTTTTAAGGCATAGACTTGATGGACATTTTTTAATAATGGGATATAGAAGATAATCCACCAAGCGGCCGCTAACGCAAAACTCCAACGAGCCACGCCATAACTTGATAGCTGTCCAAACCCATTGGTCAATTGTAAGACCAAGAATAGGATAAAGGCCAAGACGCCGCCCAGATAGCCAAACCCATAGCCATAAGCGGATAACCGATCCATCTGATTATCCGGTGCCACATCGGTTAGGAAACTATCGTAGAATAAATTACCCCCAGAATACCCAATAATCGACAGGATATAAATCCCCAATAACCATTGCCAAGCTCCGGTCGGCATCACACTCAACCCTAAGGTCATGAGCATT
This genomic window from Lactobacillus sp. CBA3606 contains:
- a CDS encoding excinuclease ABC subunit UvrA, with translation MSKTTIPTHIKVRGAHVNNLKNLDVDIPLNAFVAITGRSGSGKSSLAMGVLYAEGARRYLNALSTFTRRRINQVGKAAVDSVQYLPSALALRQRPQVPGVRSTVGTMSESLNILRLVFSRLGSPVCPNGHRLKPTLQIAENMGHLVCPVCQAHFTAWGAEDFAFNSNGACPTCGGLGEVRQIDADLLIADPTQTIRDGAVAAWHLPGRNFMPIVANALGIPIDVPYQDLSPADQDKVLHGPKQTVAINIPSAKGKIFHMDNAVYENAFAAVEDSLATSKNERTITRLNRFYTFATCPACHGTRFDPKLMTQHLNGQTIASVSAMTIADLNHFATTIVAWLPANMHQLGQSLIDELLLSLQPMTDLGLDYLTLDRPGATLSTGELQRIQLGRTLRSATTGVLYVLDEPSVGLHPANVHGLIKAFRTLVQQGNSVVVVDHDTSIIAAADDVIEIGPGAGKHGGTVIDHGSVDEIKRQPTSMIAPFLTGRATLRTRPVLTDQELWHQGQLSIEVTHRFNIQDVTAQLPKNRLTTITGMSGAGKTTLILDSLIPAIQATAHHQPLPKHVTQFESGQLHHVVTVDSVPVGKNVRSTVATYTTILDQLRRLFAATPAAKAQGWTASRFSYNVAAGACPTCGGTGQISLDVQYLPDITEVCPQCHGRRYNQATLTVDWHGKNIAAILALSVDEALPFFKGETSIENTLQILHAMGLGYLQLGESTPALSGGEAQRLKLTAKIGKRQNGTLFVFDEPSVGLHPLDIQQLVQVFDQLIHQGATVIAIEHDLDVIANADYVIDMGPAGGINGGQIVATGTPQAISENPHSITGTYLKEHLARFQA
- a CDS encoding proline iminopeptidase-family hydrolase: MKNVTRILTLKNGYHLWSHTTNLGGKTKLLCLHGGPGDTHEVFERFGPELAALDIEVTMYDQLGSWYSDTPDWDDPTIRATYLTETYYLKEVEEVRQLLGYNRFFLAGHSWGGMLAMTYAAQHQAQLQGLIIISMIDNIPDYLTHIQAIRAAEFSPAENAFMLDIEHRGQWQNPHYRHLIAQLYHGYVNRRTPAQLSHQLDIQAKPVYHHFQGDNEFVVVGDLGTWDFSAQLKTIKLPTLLSFADHETMPLSTAKRMQQAMPNARLVVTPASGHNHMVDNPTVFFTNLKNYFLDLRQGQFHPNKEV
- a CDS encoding APC family permease encodes the protein MAVNHVPSNHAANLSDFGYQQELDRTLSVKDLVIYGLIFMVPIAPMGIYGSVIAASRGMIALTYAIGMVAMFFTALSYGQLSQAFPVAGSVYTYAKLGLNQLVGFLSGWMIILDYIFVPALLYIIAANSLKSLLPAVPTWIWLLVFIAINTLINVRGIEFTAIANRIFLVGELIVLAFFVGLGIYGLLHGVGNGFTLKPFYDARQFNLNFVMTATSVAVLSFLGFDGISTLAEETTGGNRAVGRGIMWSLMLVGVLFIGQTYLAALIVPNWHTFSNLNTAFYVVAGKVGGPFLTNLTTIATILSWGFANALAAQAAISRILFGMSRDHNLPAVLAKIHPKYKTPYVSTLLVAGISLIVGLSFMNNSSVLSEIVNCGALTAFLVIHVAVINHFLIKGHSHDYWHHLLVPVIGFTIILFVMLNLNLLAKIIGAIWLVIGLSYYGGLRLTQHHTEMKL
- a CDS encoding MFS transporter; amino-acid sequence: MKFNKQQWSWIFYDWANSGYGIIVTTAVLPVYFKAVAQSSGVTPANATAYWGYANSLGTLLVSILAPVLGALADYPKAKKRLLNIFSMVGMLMTLGLSVMPTGAWQWLLGIYILSIIGYSGGNLFYDSFLTDVAPDNQMDRLSAYGYGFGYLGGVLAFILFLVLQLTNGFGQLSSYGVARWSFALAAAWWIIFYIPLLKNVHQVYALKANAHPVAASFKRVWSTLKHIKKYRAAAWFLVAYFFYIDGVDTIFTMATSIGMDMGITTTTLMLVLLVVQLVAFPFSILYGWLARKTSTRTGILIGIIIYFGICLYALRLSTATDFWILAVLVGTSQGGIQALSRSYFGRLIPKQSGSEFFGFYNILGKFSAVMGPVLVGIVTQMTGKSTIGAASLSILFLIGLVIFMALPYLSQQPTPKS